The following coding sequences lie in one Candidatus Hydrogenedentota bacterium genomic window:
- a CDS encoding ATP-dependent Clp protease ATP-binding subunit, giving the protein MQVPVSPEINALLDDATDLSVRRGQYYVGVEHLFETILVHIDDLPRSFRKHHGDSLKTAAQDMTREAWRGFMPAVTREVFYTPRCAALTMRAARLAQRLGNQSPTIGHLLLAILADAHAAPSRAMDRLRIPRGDMIKALRNELLQGAPDRTSITQAKTSKEAPQQESHETDGPVHVSEEEAMDRRAKKGKIDSLTRDLTAAAQAGELEPAIGRDKEIMTMLEILTRKTKNNIILVGEAGVGKTHIVEGLARLAAQDGAGGLFSSYRVVELNVASLMSGTQYRGAFEEKLEGLLSELKRARNTILFIDEIHLIMGAGTVEGGSMDMANLLKPALARGEIRCIGATTVQEYRKFIERDPALERRFQMVRVEELSPEATLEVLKHLRSTLQRHHGVRIGSKAMEAAVTLTQRYMPNRQFPDKAIDVLDQACARYRLRSVAAKMKPGLFESDTGTPQAEKVTPHDVRKVVSRTAGVPIEEITADERARLLDLEARLRRRIIGQDHAIAKAVAAVMKSRAGLADPNRPDSVMLFIGPTGVGKTQLAKALADYLFGSTKHLITFDMSEYVEEHSVSRLLGAPPGYVGADEEGRLAGAVRNAPFSVLLFDEIEKAHRRVFDVLLPVLDEGRIKDNRGREVSFRHCIIIFTSNAGADLVSRHAATGVTEDILAELRRHFRPEFINRIDEIVPFYPLLFEDVRTMLDLCIKESKARLKEKRIHLRVFQGAYELLAREGYNPQYGARELRRVVDRLVINPISTMLIERRFTDHDVIEVLEEGGELVFRKGESPSTTGAYTS; this is encoded by the coding sequence GTGCAAGTTCCCGTTTCGCCGGAGATCAATGCGCTACTCGACGATGCCACGGACTTGAGCGTCCGAAGAGGACAGTATTACGTCGGCGTCGAACACTTGTTCGAGACCATTCTCGTCCACATCGATGACTTGCCTCGTAGTTTCCGCAAGCACCACGGCGACAGTCTGAAGACGGCCGCACAAGACATGACGCGAGAGGCGTGGCGCGGCTTTATGCCCGCGGTAACGCGCGAAGTGTTCTACACGCCGCGGTGCGCGGCATTGACTATGCGCGCTGCACGGCTCGCGCAACGCTTGGGAAATCAGAGTCCAACCATCGGTCATTTGTTACTTGCAATACTGGCGGATGCACATGCCGCGCCATCGCGGGCGATGGACCGCCTGAGGATTCCTCGCGGCGACATGATCAAGGCACTCCGCAACGAGTTGCTGCAGGGTGCGCCGGATCGCACATCGATAACGCAAGCCAAGACTTCGAAGGAAGCGCCGCAGCAGGAATCGCACGAAACGGACGGCCCCGTCCACGTGAGTGAAGAAGAGGCCATGGACCGCCGCGCCAAGAAGGGCAAGATCGACTCGCTTACGCGCGATTTGACCGCGGCGGCACAAGCGGGCGAGTTGGAGCCTGCTATCGGCCGCGACAAAGAAATTATGACGATGTTGGAGATTCTGACTCGCAAGACGAAGAACAACATCATTCTTGTGGGCGAGGCGGGCGTGGGCAAGACGCATATTGTGGAAGGGTTGGCTCGCCTCGCGGCCCAAGACGGAGCGGGTGGATTGTTCAGCTCGTATCGCGTGGTTGAACTCAACGTGGCTTCCCTCATGTCGGGCACGCAGTATCGCGGCGCTTTCGAAGAGAAGCTCGAAGGTCTGCTTTCGGAGCTCAAGCGCGCGCGCAATACAATCCTCTTCATCGACGAGATTCACTTGATTATGGGCGCAGGCACGGTGGAGGGCGGCTCCATGGATATGGCCAACCTTCTGAAGCCTGCGTTGGCGCGCGGCGAGATTCGCTGTATCGGCGCGACGACGGTGCAGGAGTATCGCAAATTTATCGAACGCGACCCTGCACTGGAACGGCGTTTTCAGATGGTACGCGTGGAGGAACTCAGCCCAGAGGCCACTCTGGAGGTGCTGAAGCATCTGCGCTCGACGCTACAGAGGCATCACGGTGTGCGTATCGGCTCCAAGGCCATGGAGGCGGCCGTCACGCTGACCCAGCGGTACATGCCCAACCGGCAGTTTCCCGACAAAGCGATCGACGTGCTCGATCAAGCTTGTGCCCGCTACCGGCTCCGATCCGTTGCGGCAAAGATGAAGCCGGGACTTTTCGAGAGCGATACGGGCACCCCGCAAGCGGAGAAAGTTACCCCGCACGACGTGCGCAAAGTCGTGAGCCGCACGGCGGGGGTGCCCATTGAGGAGATCACCGCGGACGAGCGGGCGCGCTTGCTCGATCTTGAGGCCCGTCTTCGGCGCCGCATCATCGGTCAAGACCATGCAATCGCAAAGGCCGTGGCAGCCGTGATGAAATCGCGCGCGGGCCTCGCCGATCCAAACCGCCCGGATTCGGTGATGTTGTTTATCGGACCGACGGGGGTTGGCAAAACCCAGCTTGCGAAAGCGTTAGCCGACTATCTTTTCGGATCGACGAAGCATCTGATCACATTCGATATGTCCGAATACGTCGAAGAACATTCCGTATCGCGCTTGCTCGGCGCGCCGCCTGGTTATGTGGGAGCCGATGAGGAAGGTAGGCTGGCGGGCGCCGTGCGCAATGCGCCGTTCTCGGTACTTCTGTTCGATGAAATCGAAAAGGCCCACCGCCGCGTATTCGACGTGCTGCTGCCGGTGCTCGACGAAGGCCGAATCAAGGACAACCGGGGGCGTGAAGTCAGTTTCCGGCATTGCATCATCATCTTCACGTCGAATGCCGGCGCGGACCTGGTTTCGCGGCATGCCGCCACGGGTGTTACCGAAGATATCCTTGCGGAACTGAGGCGGCACTTCCGTCCGGAGTTCATCAATCGCATAGATGAGATTGTCCCCTTCTACCCCTTGTTGTTTGAGGACGTCCGTACCATGCTCGACCTGTGCATCAAGGAATCGAAGGCGCGCCTCAAGGAGAAGCGAATCCATCTCCGAGTGTTCCAAGGGGCCTACGAGTTGCTGGCTCGCGAGGGTTACAATCCGCAGTATGGAGCGCGCGAATTGCGGCGCGTCGTGGATCGCTTGGTAATCAATCCAATCAGCACGATGCTTATTGAGCGCCGGTTTACGGATCACGATGTCATCGAAGTGCTCGAGGAAGGTGGCGAACTGGTCTTTCGCAAGGGCGAATCGCCAAGCACAACCGGGGCGTACACGTCATGA
- a CDS encoding FHA domain-containing protein — protein MRAAGQADCITIVNGPEDGTEFPIVRAPFYIGESTTCAVQIRLDSQACARHALVTVVSDGYRVRRMDRQPVYVNGKPAGLFRSRIVRNGGTVQIGHTLLCVECSSDGLASRSHGIVSEGDVGWAIQQGAKWLWSSLKSGFNLLLTLLGRIVTSWLAVLSILFLMYVFWPWFRFNLQGLIIQIYSAIVTSFS, from the coding sequence ATGAGAGCAGCGGGACAGGCCGACTGTATTACCATCGTGAACGGCCCCGAAGACGGAACGGAATTTCCGATAGTCCGGGCGCCGTTCTACATCGGAGAAAGCACGACATGCGCCGTACAGATTCGTTTGGATAGCCAAGCCTGTGCGCGCCACGCCCTGGTTACGGTGGTAAGTGATGGGTATCGCGTCCGGCGTATGGATCGGCAGCCGGTCTACGTGAACGGCAAGCCCGCGGGGTTGTTTCGTTCGCGGATTGTCCGAAACGGTGGGACGGTTCAGATTGGACACACGTTGCTTTGTGTGGAGTGTTCGTCCGACGGGCTCGCGAGCCGCAGCCACGGGATCGTCTCGGAAGGTGACGTGGGTTGGGCCATTCAGCAGGGGGCCAAATGGCTTTGGAGCTCCCTGAAATCCGGATTCAACTTGCTCTTGACACTTCTGGGCCGCATCGTGACAAGTTGGCTGGCCGTCTTGTCGATACTGTTCCTGATGTACGTATTCTGGCCGTGGTTCAGATTCAATCTGCAAGGCTTGATCATCCAAATCTACAGTGCGATAGTCACAAGCTTCTCGTAG
- the sugE gene encoding quaternary ammonium compound efflux SMR transporter SugE, which translates to MAWLYLFIAGLCEIAWAVGMKYTSGFTKLGPSVFTVIMMIVSFALLAQALRHIPLGTGYAIWTGIGAVGTAILGIVLFSEPATLARLACIGLIVVGIVGLRIVS; encoded by the coding sequence ATGGCATGGCTGTATCTGTTCATCGCAGGCCTGTGCGAAATTGCCTGGGCGGTAGGCATGAAGTACACCAGCGGGTTTACCAAGCTGGGTCCAAGCGTATTCACGGTCATTATGATGATTGTGAGTTTTGCCCTTCTGGCGCAGGCCCTGAGACATATCCCGCTGGGGACAGGCTATGCCATTTGGACCGGGATCGGCGCCGTGGGAACAGCCATCCTCGGAATCGTCCTATTCTCGGAACCCGCGACGTTGGCCCGCCTGGCGTGCATTGGATTAATTGTCGTTGGGATTGTCGGGCTCAGGATCGTGTCGTAA
- a CDS encoding protein kinase: MSSKESDNKSERRVGDYVLLRRLGRGGMGKVYLARDVLLDRLVALKVLNGSFASDPSLVKRFRREAKAAAQLNHPNIVRVYAVREEKKVPYIAMEYVEGQTLEQMLAASGPMPWQRALDIVRQVAEALACAHSNGIVHRDIKPGNVLIDTNGLVRVTDFGLAKFVNATSGITSDGAFLGTPQYMSPEHCGAGEISPASDVFSLGVMLYEMLCGQRPFKGDTPMMLVKQISMDPVSPLELAVPNLPQSVYDLVNNLLEKDPKHRLASGPDLLGAIKNILSLKHVDFPASSRSQQESGEHTIDRSVAWCKRNWKSFALAALILTALALLILRALDARQHQSALPPDTDAAGFLELDASQVSTRLPNLSAALEPVDWLGDSLLAFGTEPRQGDKPGRIVLGAVRPENRAIETLAAFLPAPGWKLARRASPEFTVPRVPDSSPLAGGILAVLPARDPESGSYFQEVVLAKKKPNDMERSVVLRADPRGAFAGNAAYYSGGCFGAVARPDGDAVGLILSIGTTHREMYFAELRVGAGADGNLSRPVVDRSAPILSAAYASDGRSLAYVRVGAPAIERIRLGMGKRFREGAERTERQAALPPLRELVLRPDGPPIPTDLCLLRLGGLDGPHGLVTGASPDLAFAFSPDGRSLLASVPRPENAAPELLLFQVDTPGEPLRFGTGWISRSPWHASGRYFLTSSRDVSGKTKIEAIFPTGDTRRILVQETPLPKGAGTPDEDFPTPCVSSDGRWAAILSAEDNAPSLLFINLDKAVVL; the protein is encoded by the coding sequence ATGTCTTCGAAGGAATCTGACAACAAGTCCGAGCGTCGCGTAGGCGACTATGTATTGCTCCGCCGTTTGGGTCGCGGCGGAATGGGGAAGGTCTATCTAGCGCGCGACGTGCTCCTCGATCGGCTCGTCGCCTTAAAAGTCTTGAACGGTTCCTTCGCCTCCGATCCGAGTCTCGTCAAGCGGTTCCGCCGTGAGGCAAAGGCGGCCGCGCAGCTAAACCATCCCAATATCGTGCGCGTGTATGCCGTGCGCGAGGAAAAGAAAGTCCCCTACATTGCGATGGAGTATGTCGAAGGCCAAACGCTCGAGCAGATGCTGGCAGCGTCAGGTCCCATGCCTTGGCAACGAGCGCTCGACATTGTCCGGCAAGTTGCGGAGGCGCTGGCATGCGCCCATTCCAATGGTATTGTCCACCGCGACATCAAACCGGGCAACGTGCTGATCGACACAAACGGCCTGGTCCGCGTAACCGATTTCGGGCTGGCCAAGTTCGTGAACGCCACGAGCGGCATTACCTCCGACGGCGCATTTCTTGGTACGCCGCAATACATGTCGCCGGAACACTGCGGCGCGGGCGAAATCTCTCCGGCCAGCGACGTGTTCAGCCTGGGCGTAATGCTCTACGAAATGCTCTGCGGGCAACGTCCGTTCAAGGGCGACACGCCAATGATGCTGGTCAAGCAGATCTCGATGGATCCCGTGTCGCCGTTGGAACTGGCCGTTCCCAATCTCCCCCAGTCTGTCTACGACCTCGTGAATAACCTTTTGGAGAAGGACCCCAAGCACCGCCTGGCAAGCGGACCGGACTTGCTGGGCGCCATCAAGAACATTCTTTCACTGAAGCATGTGGACTTTCCGGCAAGTAGCAGATCTCAGCAGGAGAGCGGTGAACACACGATTGATCGGTCTGTCGCATGGTGCAAAAGGAACTGGAAGTCGTTTGCGTTGGCTGCCCTTATCTTGACGGCTCTCGCGTTGCTGATTCTGCGAGCCCTCGATGCACGACAACACCAAAGCGCCCTGCCACCCGACACGGACGCTGCCGGATTCCTGGAATTGGACGCAAGCCAGGTGAGTACGAGACTGCCCAACTTGAGTGCAGCGCTGGAACCGGTGGACTGGCTCGGCGATTCGCTCTTGGCCTTTGGTACAGAACCTCGACAAGGCGACAAACCGGGCCGAATCGTACTCGGCGCGGTCCGCCCGGAGAATAGGGCCATTGAAACGCTGGCCGCATTTCTGCCCGCCCCCGGATGGAAACTCGCGCGCCGCGCCTCGCCCGAATTCACCGTTCCCCGCGTGCCCGATTCGTCTCCGCTTGCCGGCGGCATTCTCGCGGTGCTCCCGGCCCGCGATCCTGAGTCTGGCTCCTATTTTCAAGAAGTGGTACTTGCGAAGAAGAAGCCCAATGACATGGAGCGTTCCGTGGTGCTGCGGGCCGATCCGCGGGGTGCATTTGCAGGAAACGCAGCCTATTACTCCGGAGGTTGTTTTGGCGCGGTCGCCCGGCCTGACGGCGATGCCGTTGGACTCATCCTCTCCATCGGCACCACGCATCGCGAAATGTACTTCGCCGAACTCCGCGTTGGCGCTGGGGCCGATGGGAATCTGTCTCGGCCTGTCGTCGATCGATCTGCCCCCATCCTGAGCGCGGCGTATGCATCCGACGGGCGTAGCTTGGCGTATGTTCGAGTAGGCGCACCGGCAATCGAACGCATTCGACTTGGCATGGGTAAGCGGTTTCGCGAAGGTGCTGAGCGCACTGAACGTCAAGCGGCCCTTCCACCATTGCGTGAACTTGTTTTGCGGCCAGACGGCCCGCCAATTCCCACGGACCTGTGCTTACTCCGTCTTGGCGGGCTTGATGGTCCCCACGGCCTTGTAACCGGCGCGTCGCCCGACCTGGCATTTGCGTTCAGCCCGGACGGACGTTCATTGCTGGCCAGTGTCCCACGGCCAGAGAATGCAGCTCCCGAGTTGCTTTTGTTTCAAGTCGATACTCCGGGAGAGCCGCTCCGCTTTGGCACAGGCTGGATAAGCCGAAGTCCGTGGCACGCGTCAGGCCGGTATTTTCTGACATCATCGCGCGATGTCAGCGGCAAAACAAAGATCGAAGCCATATTCCCCACTGGCGACACCCGGCGCATTCTCGTGCAAGAGACTCCTCTTCCCAAAGGAGCCGGAACGCCCGACGAGGACTTCCCCACGCCATGTGTCTCGTCAGACGGTCGGTGGGCCGCAATTCTCTCGGCGGAAGACAACGCCCCTTCTTTGCTGTTCATCAACCTGGACAAGGCCGTCGTGCTGTAG
- a CDS encoding TetR/AcrR family transcriptional regulator, which translates to MRERDARILRAARTLVLDLGYHGITMDHIAKASECPKGTLYHRFVSKEDILVALASDCLERRTALMRRGASYSGRSRERMVGLAESIALFTRLNPEDSRILHMTTGPVREKASPERIVALFNIEKGAVEILRGVLEGAVESGDLVPEMDGILDEIALGVWGLVEGSFTLIESGIPEHALGISDPFHKTWNFFNRSADAYNWHPLSSEWDYLKTLAEVRQAVFAEEAELLYGPGQWYGDQA; encoded by the coding sequence TTGCGTGAACGTGATGCGCGAATTTTGCGCGCGGCGCGAACGCTTGTTCTCGATTTGGGGTATCACGGCATTACGATGGACCATATCGCGAAGGCCAGTGAATGCCCGAAGGGGACCTTATACCACCGCTTTGTCTCCAAGGAGGACATCCTCGTTGCGCTTGCGAGCGACTGCTTGGAGCGTCGCACAGCGCTCATGCGCCGTGGGGCATCCTATTCGGGCCGTTCGCGCGAGCGCATGGTGGGTCTTGCGGAGTCCATCGCCCTTTTCACGCGTCTTAATCCCGAGGATTCCCGCATTCTCCATATGACAACAGGCCCGGTGCGTGAGAAGGCTTCACCCGAGCGGATCGTCGCCCTGTTCAACATTGAAAAGGGCGCCGTCGAGATTCTACGGGGCGTATTAGAGGGTGCAGTCGAATCGGGCGATCTCGTGCCCGAAATGGACGGCATCCTCGACGAAATCGCCTTGGGCGTCTGGGGCCTCGTCGAAGGTTCGTTCACACTCATTGAGAGCGGTATCCCCGAACATGCTCTCGGCATATCAGACCCCTTCCACAAGACATGGAACTTCTTTAATCGCTCGGCCGACGCCTACAACTGGCATCCCCTCTCCAGCGAATGGGATTACCTCAAGACACTTGCTGAGGTTCGACAAGCTGTATTCGCCGAAGAAGCCGAATTGCTGTACGGCCCGGGACAGTGGTACGGAGACCAAGCATAG
- a CDS encoding TetR/AcrR family transcriptional regulator: protein MTITGTGIPTAASSPPLSRKQQELRERDSHILRVARQLALELGYHGFTMDHVAKASECPKGTLYHRFISKEDILVALATESLTRRFELMRRASAFQGRPRERALALGEAVGIFTRLNPSDSRILHMATGPVREKAAPERVVNLFTLERETVEIYRDVLREAVRVGDLEAETDSILDEITLGTWGLVDGVYTLIEGGIVEHSLRIDSPFSQVWCFFNRTADAYGWQPRFNEWNYDETMATIRKQIFPEEAQALYGEGQWYGDHC from the coding sequence ATGACAATTACTGGAACCGGAATTCCCACAGCCGCAAGCTCGCCTCCACTCTCACGCAAACAGCAGGAATTGCGCGAGCGTGACTCTCATATTCTGCGGGTTGCCCGGCAGTTGGCCCTGGAACTTGGCTATCACGGGTTCACCATGGACCACGTTGCGAAGGCCAGTGAATGCCCCAAAGGCACCCTCTATCACCGGTTCATCTCCAAGGAAGACATCCTTGTCGCGCTTGCCACCGAATCGCTGACTCGCCGGTTTGAACTGATGCGCCGCGCGTCCGCCTTTCAGGGACGCCCCCGAGAACGTGCGCTGGCCTTGGGCGAAGCCGTCGGCATTTTTACACGCTTGAATCCGTCGGACAGTCGCATACTGCACATGGCAACCGGGCCAGTACGCGAAAAAGCCGCCCCGGAACGTGTTGTGAACCTGTTCACGTTGGAGCGCGAGACCGTCGAGATCTATCGCGACGTACTACGGGAAGCGGTTCGTGTCGGCGATCTGGAGGCAGAGACCGATTCGATTTTGGATGAAATTACGTTGGGCACCTGGGGACTTGTTGACGGCGTCTATACGCTGATTGAAGGCGGAATCGTCGAGCATTCGTTACGGATTGACAGTCCCTTCAGTCAAGTATGGTGCTTCTTCAATCGTACTGCGGACGCCTACGGCTGGCAGCCCAGGTTCAACGAATGGAACTACGATGAAACCATGGCCACAATCCGAAAGCAGATCTTCCCTGAAGAGGCGCAGGCACTCTACGGAGAAGGTCAGTGGTACGGTGACCACTGTTAG
- a CDS encoding DUF1559 domain-containing protein, giving the protein MRKRTGFTLIELLVVIAIIGILAAILLPALARAREAARRASCQNNLKQWGLMFKMYANEAKGEKFPPQHFPGHTCPVSADPAEPIGFRGCPEGPAIYPEYLTDINVMICPSDGDNADEITQGGEYGKGAFADASGAIYPQCFNGLCYVYLGWALMNDDELNAVVGSFVDFVSAPFDDPNETGPDDDLPMADGNPTGKSTAYRLREGIERFFVSDINNPAASAAAQSELPVMWDWLGTKPSTMNHVPGGCNVLYMDGHVTFIKYPGDFPITKNFAEVAYLATSGGL; this is encoded by the coding sequence ATGCGAAAGAGGACTGGTTTCACTCTGATCGAATTGCTTGTGGTGATTGCCATTATCGGCATTCTTGCGGCAATTCTTCTGCCCGCGCTTGCGCGCGCCCGCGAAGCGGCCCGCCGAGCAAGCTGCCAGAACAATCTTAAGCAGTGGGGACTGATGTTCAAGATGTACGCCAATGAAGCCAAGGGCGAGAAATTCCCGCCGCAGCATTTTCCAGGCCATACGTGCCCCGTGTCTGCAGACCCGGCAGAGCCTATCGGTTTCCGCGGCTGTCCCGAAGGTCCGGCGATCTATCCTGAGTACTTGACGGACATTAACGTCATGATTTGTCCGTCTGACGGCGACAATGCCGACGAAATCACCCAGGGCGGCGAGTACGGAAAAGGTGCGTTCGCGGACGCATCTGGCGCCATTTATCCTCAGTGCTTCAATGGTCTCTGCTATGTATATCTTGGTTGGGCATTGATGAATGATGATGAATTGAATGCCGTAGTCGGGTCGTTTGTCGACTTTGTGTCCGCACCGTTTGACGATCCGAACGAAACTGGCCCGGACGATGACCTTCCAATGGCTGACGGGAATCCCACGGGAAAGAGCACTGCGTATCGACTTCGCGAGGGAATTGAGCGCTTCTTCGTGTCGGACATCAACAACCCCGCCGCTTCGGCAGCAGCCCAGAGCGAGCTGCCCGTAATGTGGGACTGGTTGGGTACCAAGCCCTCGACCATGAACCACGTTCCCGGCGGATGCAACGTGCTCTACATGGACGGGCACGTGACCTTCATCAAGTACCCCGGCGATTTCCCGATCACCAAGAACTTTGCTGAAGTCGCCTATTTGGCCACTTCCGGCGGCCTATAA
- a CDS encoding TetR/AcrR family transcriptional regulator, with protein MITRQPNIRPASGYPSLSRRQRELRDRDSRILRAARTLALELGYYGFTMDQVSQASDCPKGTLYHRFISKEDILVALATESLEHRIEMMKRALTFEGRPREKAAAVGEAIALFTRLFPADSRIFHMANGPVREKASPHRVAALFDIERQSVELFRGILGDAVKRGDLVVESENRLDEITMGAWGLVEGVFTLIEGHAAVHALDVKDPYYRLWCFFNRSADAYGWRPLFSEWDYEESLANLRRQVFPEEAQMLYGAGQWWGDRR; from the coding sequence ATGATTACTCGTCAACCTAACATAAGACCAGCCTCAGGCTATCCCTCGCTTTCTCGCCGCCAACGCGAATTGCGAGACAGAGATTCTAGAATCCTTCGCGCCGCGCGCACTCTCGCCCTCGAACTCGGCTACTACGGCTTCACCATGGACCAAGTGTCCCAGGCGAGCGACTGCCCAAAGGGTACTCTTTATCACCGCTTCATCTCAAAAGAGGACATCCTTGTGGCTTTGGCCACCGAATCTCTGGAACACCGAATTGAGATGATGAAGCGGGCGCTTACGTTTGAAGGCCGCCCTCGCGAGAAAGCGGCCGCCGTGGGTGAGGCCATTGCGCTGTTCACGCGCCTATTTCCAGCAGACTCTCGTATCTTCCACATGGCCAACGGTCCCGTTCGGGAGAAGGCGTCTCCCCACCGTGTCGCAGCGCTGTTCGATATCGAGCGCCAGTCTGTGGAGTTGTTCCGGGGGATTCTTGGCGACGCCGTAAAGCGCGGCGATCTGGTTGTCGAAAGCGAGAACCGCCTCGACGAAATCACTATGGGCGCGTGGGGACTTGTGGAAGGCGTGTTCACCCTCATCGAGGGACACGCTGCAGTTCACGCGCTCGACGTCAAGGATCCGTATTACCGCTTGTGGTGCTTCTTCAACCGGTCCGCCGACGCCTACGGTTGGCGGCCTCTTTTTAGCGAGTGGGACTACGAGGAAAGCCTGGCCAATCTGCGCAGACAGGTTTTCCCCGAAGAGGCCCAGATGCTCTACGGAGCCGGCCAGTGGTGGGGGGACCGGAGATGA
- a CDS encoding lysoplasmalogenase, with product MGTASDQISPSTYRGAVLALAIVSATSTALMLFARYVGAGTYVKGFTLIASSAYVLAGVVAGGTKSWPGRFTLVGLAFCWIGDVVGPGNFVAGLYAFLFGHIAFSASFLARGVEWKRVFVGVLPVLLTTSATGLILWPHVSQAEHAPFVFYSVVISTMLVLAGGVSKRDRVAFIAALVFYVSDILVARWRYAHSSIDGYLCYMLYYSSCLLFAYCARPSSAPEVSQPGTGRSVAA from the coding sequence GTGGGGACAGCTTCGGACCAGATATCGCCATCAACCTATCGAGGGGCCGTGTTGGCCCTTGCCATCGTAAGTGCAACATCTACGGCACTTATGCTGTTCGCGCGTTACGTGGGAGCAGGAACCTACGTAAAGGGGTTCACATTAATCGCATCTTCAGCATATGTTCTTGCCGGAGTAGTTGCCGGTGGGACGAAGTCCTGGCCGGGTCGGTTCACACTTGTTGGTCTTGCGTTCTGCTGGATAGGTGATGTCGTTGGACCCGGGAACTTCGTGGCAGGTCTCTATGCATTCCTCTTCGGTCATATTGCTTTTAGCGCGTCGTTCCTTGCGCGTGGAGTCGAATGGAAGCGCGTATTCGTGGGGGTGCTCCCGGTTCTGTTGACCACGTCTGCGACGGGACTCATTCTGTGGCCTCATGTGTCGCAAGCTGAGCACGCGCCGTTCGTTTTCTACAGTGTTGTCATCAGCACGATGCTGGTCTTGGCGGGTGGTGTATCCAAACGAGACCGTGTGGCATTTATTGCCGCGCTCGTCTTTTATGTATCGGATATCTTGGTGGCGCGCTGGCGTTATGCACACAGTTCCATCGACGGCTACCTCTGCTACATGCTCTACTATTCCTCGTGCCTCCTTTTTGCCTACTGTGCCCGACCCTCGAGCGCTCCTGAGGTGTCTCAGCCGGGAACAGGGAGAAGCGTGGCCGCGTAA